The Desulfovibrio sp. JC022 genome window below encodes:
- a CDS encoding LysR family transcriptional regulator: protein MRMRQLRYFQAVAEELHFGKAAERLHIQQPPLSRQIQNIEEELGVTLFKRTNRKVELTEEGSYFLQEAKEILAIMDRSKTTLQAMGDGTAGKLKISFIYLALSSAFPEIMRDFIKDYPDVDVSLHDENTYFQVNAVREGTRHVGFVTMKLVDLQGLESMIVHRSTSCAAIPASHPLAQKDVLSLKDLAQLPYICSTDSYCRMRVKEMQRIFGEAGLELKIGMQYERKHTGNVFVAAGLGWTVINSDSAGTIPDGIALKPLEIELHPFEIGMVWNPERMTPLVRNFIEFYKGRVDE from the coding sequence ATGCGCATGCGTCAACTCCGCTATTTTCAGGCTGTTGCCGAGGAACTCCATTTTGGAAAGGCAGCAGAAAGGCTCCATATCCAACAACCGCCGCTCAGCAGGCAGATCCAGAACATAGAAGAAGAGCTTGGAGTAACCCTATTCAAGCGTACAAACCGCAAGGTGGAACTCACCGAGGAAGGCAGCTACTTCCTTCAGGAAGCCAAGGAAATACTGGCGATCATGGACCGCTCCAAAACAACCCTGCAAGCCATGGGAGACGGCACAGCGGGGAAGCTCAAGATAAGCTTCATCTATCTGGCCTTGTCATCGGCGTTCCCGGAAATAATGAGGGATTTCATCAAGGACTACCCTGATGTGGATGTCAGCCTTCATGATGAGAACACCTACTTTCAGGTTAATGCTGTTAGGGAAGGAACGCGCCACGTGGGCTTCGTAACCATGAAACTGGTCGACTTGCAGGGCCTTGAAAGCATGATCGTGCACAGGTCCACCTCATGCGCGGCAATCCCCGCAAGCCACCCCCTAGCCCAAAAGGACGTTCTAAGCCTCAAAGACCTCGCTCAGCTGCCTTACATATGCAGCACGGACTCATACTGCCGAATGCGCGTAAAAGAGATGCAGAGGATATTTGGCGAGGCAGGACTGGAGCTTAAAATCGGCATGCAATACGAGCGCAAACACACCGGGAACGTATTCGTAGCCGCCGGGCTGGGCTGGACCGTAATCAACAGCGATTCAGCCGGAACCATCCCCGATGGCATCGCCCTCAAACCGCTTGAAATAGAACTGCACCCCTTTGAGATCGGCATGGTCTGGAATCCAGAACGCATGACCCCGCTGGTGCGGAATTTTATTGAGTTTTATAAGGGGCGGGTTGATGAATAG
- a CDS encoding HD domain-containing protein, with amino-acid sequence MNIPTPEQCENLLASNNTPEATIIHSRMVRDVARRIGRDLKWLRDRGPNLALITAAALLHDIAKGKPDHAAAGAAILRENGYDEVAHIVAAHNELEYSGNLPVTEKEIVFIADKLVKGDQMVTVIYIYDHKIESCSDENLLAKLKQSKKNALRIKTAIEQETGKNLEELAIAEE; translated from the coding sequence ATGAACATCCCAACCCCAGAACAATGCGAAAACCTCCTCGCTTCCAACAATACCCCGGAAGCGACTATTATCCACTCCCGAATGGTGCGCGATGTTGCACGCCGCATCGGACGCGATTTGAAATGGCTGCGTGACCGGGGGCCGAATCTGGCCCTGATTACCGCTGCTGCCCTGCTGCATGACATTGCCAAGGGTAAGCCGGACCATGCAGCAGCCGGAGCGGCAATTCTGCGCGAGAACGGTTATGATGAAGTTGCCCATATTGTGGCTGCTCATAATGAACTGGAATATTCCGGCAATCTTCCGGTTACGGAAAAAGAGATCGTCTTTATTGCTGATAAACTGGTCAAAGGAGACCAGATGGTCACCGTAATTTATATTTATGACCATAAGATCGAATCATGCTCCGATGAAAATCTGCTGGCAAAATTAAAACAGAGCAAAAAAAATGCCCTGCGCATCAAGACCGCCATCGAACAGGAAACAGGCAAGAACCTTGAAGAACTTGCCATTGCTGAAGAATAA
- a CDS encoding GAK system XXXCH domain-containing protein: protein MSKKSKIEKYIQPGELPAFLRKIADALEGEASADDAYLVMIEGFKKLKINIRNEYGHTAVKVTAKPMSVSMTEKECPEAEIIAPEAQDSSKPKFKSLKKNMKASFKIIFKSVHAGTLPPPEVVEEFMADSKLMVSFEGYGDEYYDEYMAACYKFQQACNDSDVESAHKACDEINSITAHCHSRYK, encoded by the coding sequence ATGTCCAAAAAAAGCAAAATTGAAAAATATATCCAGCCCGGAGAACTCCCGGCTTTCCTGCGCAAAATCGCGGACGCCCTTGAAGGTGAAGCTTCGGCAGATGATGCCTATCTTGTGATGATTGAAGGCTTCAAAAAACTGAAAATCAACATCCGCAATGAATACGGCCACACAGCCGTAAAAGTCACAGCCAAGCCCATGTCCGTGAGCATGACGGAAAAAGAATGCCCCGAGGCAGAGATAATCGCTCCCGAAGCACAGGACAGCAGTAAGCCAAAATTTAAAAGCCTCAAAAAAAATATGAAGGCGTCCTTTAAGATTATTTTTAAATCCGTGCACGCGGGCACCCTTCCGCCGCCGGAAGTGGTGGAAGAATTCATGGCGGACTCGAAACTTATGGTCAGTTTTGAAGGCTATGGCGATGAATATTACGACGAATACATGGCAGCATGCTACAAGTTCCAGCAGGCCTGCAATGATTCAGATGTAGAATCCGCCCACAAAGCCTGTGACGAAATCAACAGCATCACCGCCCATTGCCATTCTCGGTACAAATAA